The Corallococcus caeni genomic interval CGTCATCCAGGTGAAGAACCGCGTGGCCGCCTGCACCTGCGGCACGAACTGCAGGTAGTAGTTGTCCACCGTGAGCCGGGGCGCGATGGGGAACGTGAAGAGGATCAGCGACCAGCCCGTGCCCAGGTACATGGACGTGCACAGGAACAGCAGGCACGCGTTCGCCAGGTCGAAGGGGCCGCCGCGCTTCATCGCCGCGCTTCCTCGCGCGAACGCGCGTCGTGGAGCGGCACGACCTCCTGGAGCACCCGCGGCGGCTCCCCGTCCGGCTCCGGAGGCGGCATCGGCGTCTGGTCCTGGCCCAGGTCCACCACGCTCTCCAGGCCCTCCGGGTACGTCGCGTCGGGGAGCGTGGGCTGCGTGAGGAACCACGCCTCGGAGTGGTCATCCAGCACGCCGCTGGACGACGGGAAGAACCCGGTGAAGAAGGCGCGCGGGGAGATGCCCAGGTCGCGCAGCGCCTTGACGCGCGGATGATCTCCCAGCTCCAGCGTCCCCCACGCGTGCTTTCCCAACCGGAAGCCGAACCGGCCCCGGAAGTAGATGGTGGACTTCATCAACATGCCCCGGAAGGCGCAGTAGTTCACCGCCGCCATCCGCACCGGCAGCCACGGGAACCTCGGGCGCTCGATGCGCACGCGCACCGCCTGCCGGCCGCCCTCCTCGTAGCGGCTGCTCACGGAGCCGTCCTCCATCCGGAAGTCCAGCCGGGCCAGGTGCTTGGGCATGCCCCAGATGCCCTTGCCGCCCTTCACGGACACCTCCGTGTTCACCGGCAGGTCCACCACGTACTGCCCCACGCCGAAGTGCTTCTGGAACAGCAGCGGCAACAGCGGCGGCGCGGGCCTGCGCCCGTGCGTGCAGCCCAGCGCGATGCTGAACTCGATGTACGCGCCGATGTCCGTCT includes:
- a CDS encoding acetoacetate decarboxylase family protein, with translation MFLPRRIQRQSGRYSRVDDIPYALPVDSKGAPALMAAFTVDARRAASLLPGNELHPLRVSRDRAVLLISVIDYKQTDIGAYIEFSIALGCTHGRRPAPPLLPLLFQKHFGVGQYVVDLPVNTEVSVKGGKGIWGMPKHLARLDFRMEDGSVSSRYEEGGRQAVRVRIERPRFPWLPVRMAAVNYCAFRGMLMKSTIYFRGRFGFRLGKHAWGTLELGDHPRVKALRDLGISPRAFFTGFFPSSSGVLDDHSEAWFLTQPTLPDATYPEGLESVVDLGQDQTPMPPPEPDGEPPRVLQEVVPLHDARSREEARR